One part of the Solanum dulcamara chromosome 8, daSolDulc1.2, whole genome shotgun sequence genome encodes these proteins:
- the LOC129900909 gene encoding serine carboxypeptidase-like → MASSFSLLFLALLLVFLCPHALSLSLSNNEDAIFLSSAKFPVPMAEKLIKQLNLFPKHDINKGKSVAATEQTLFEKRFNLSYLGDSGASVQDLGHHAGYYRLPHTKDARMFYFFFESRSSQNDPVVIWLTGGPGCSSELAVFYENGPFNIADNMSLVWNDFGWDKVSNLLYVDQPTGTGFSYTSDDDDIRHDERGVSNDLYDFLQAFFKTHPQYVKNDFYITGESYAGHYIPAFASRVHQGNKNKEGIPINLKGFAIGNGLTNPEIQYKAYTDYALDMGLIKQSDYNVIDKSYPKCQQAIKLCGTDGGSACMAAYLVCTSIFNKIMNIVGNKNYYDVRKTCDGDLCYDFSNMENLLNDEQVKHALGVGNIEFVSCSSTVYQAMQLDWMRNLEAGIPPLLEDGIKLLVYAGEYDLICNWLGNSRWVHAMEWSGQKDFGAARSVPFTLDGEEKGIQKNHGPLTFLRVHDAGHMVPMDQPKAALEMLQRWMQGKLSKEGHFAHM, encoded by the exons ATGGCATCGTCTTTCTCTTTACTCTTTCTTGCTTTACTACTTGTATTTCTCTGTCCTCAtgctctttctctttctttgtcCAATAATGAGGATGCGATTTTTCTATCTTCAGCTAAATTCCCTGTACCAATGGCTGAAAAACTCATCAAACAGCTTAATTTGTTCCCTAAACATGATATCAACAAGGGGAAATCCGTAGCTGCTACTGAACAAACTCTCTTTGAGAAGAGATTCAATTTATCTTACCTTGGTGATTCTGGAGCCTCTGTTCAAGATTTGGGTCATCATGCCGGTTATTATCGTCTTCCACATACTAAAGATGCAAG GatgttttatttcttttttgaatcAAGAAGTAGCCAGAATGATCCAGTTGTTATATGGCTAACAGGAGGGCCAGGATGTAGCAGTGAATTGGCTGTGTTTTATGAAAATGGTCCTTTCAATATAGCAGACAATATGTCACTTGTCTGGAATGATTTTGGCTGGGACAAG GTCTCAAATTTATTATACGTTGATCAACCAACTGGAACTGGTTTCAGTTATACTTCAGATGATGATGACATTCGTCACGATGAAAGGGGTGTTAGCAATGACCTTTATGACTTCTTGCAG GCCTTTTTCAAGACACATCCTCAGTATGTAAAGAATGATTTTTACATCACTGGAGAATCATATGCTGGACATTATATTCCTGCATTTGCTTCGCGTGTTCATCAAGGTAACAAGAATAAAGAAGGAATTCCTATAAATCTTAAG GGATTTGCCATTGGTAATGGACTTACTAATCCAGAAATTCAGTACAAAGCCTACACTGACTATGCATTGGATATGGGATTGATCAAACAATCTGATTACAATGTCATAGACAAGTCATATCCAAAATGTCAACAAGCAATTAAGCTTTGTG GAACTGATGGTGGAAGTGCTTGCATGGCTGCATATCTTGTATGCACAAGCATCTTCAACAAGATAATGAATATTGTTGGTAACAAAAAT TACTATGATGTCAGAAAGACTTGTGATGGTGATCTCTGCTATGACTTCTCCAACATGGAAAATCTCCTCAATGATGAGCAGGTTAAACATGCCCTTGGTGTTGGGAATATCGAATTTGTCTCGTGTAGTTCTACTGTTTACCAGGCAATGCAGTTGGATTGGATGAGGAATCTTGAAGCTGGTATTCCTCCACTCCTTGAGGATGGAATCAAGCTACTTGTCTACGCCGGGGAATATGATCTTATCTGCAACTGGCTAG GGAACTCTAGATGGGTGCATGCAATGGAATGGTCTGGGCAGAAAGATTTTGGGGCAGCACGATCCGTTCCTTTTACACTAGATGGTGAAGAGAAAGGAATTCAAAAGAACCATGGGCCTCTAACTTTCCTTAGGGTCCATGATGCAGGTCACATGGTTCCAATGGATCAACCTAAGGCAGCACTTGAAATGCTCCAGAGGTGGATGCAAGGGAAATTGTCTAAGGAAGGTCACTTTGCTCATATGTAA